One window of Prosthecodimorpha staleyi genomic DNA carries:
- a CDS encoding aldehyde dehydrogenase family protein, which translates to MTDAARNFIAGEWVAAGDAAPDINPSNTNDVVGLYPRAGAADAERAIAAARAAFPGWSRSTPQERYEILKRISDEILARKDEIGRMLSREEGKTLPEGVGETVRAGQIFAFFAGECLRLSGEIVPSVRPGVGVEMTREAVGVVGLITPWNFPVAIPAWKIAPALAYGNCVVFKPADLVPGTAHLLGEIIAKAGLPAGVFNMVMGRGSVVGETLLRSPGIDAISFTGSVSTGRRVAAAAIEASPMKKIQLEMGGKNPLVVLDDADLKIAVECAVNGAFFSTGQRCTASSRLIVTEGIHDRFVEAVAERLKGLVVDDALKAGTHIGPVVDQSQLDQNLKYVAIAKDEGARLVIGGDRLNRETPGFYMAPALFADVDNRMRVAREEIFGPVGVVIRAKGYDEALAIANDTEFGLSSGICTTSLKHAQHFKRNAEAGMVMVNLPTAGVDYHVPFGGRKGSSYGPREQGAYAKEFYTTVKTSYTLA; encoded by the coding sequence ATGACGGACGCCGCGCGCAATTTCATCGCCGGGGAATGGGTCGCCGCCGGCGATGCCGCTCCGGACATCAATCCGTCCAACACCAACGACGTGGTCGGGCTCTATCCGCGCGCCGGCGCCGCCGATGCCGAGCGCGCGATCGCGGCTGCCCGCGCCGCCTTCCCGGGCTGGAGCCGGTCGACGCCGCAGGAGCGCTACGAGATCCTGAAGCGCATCTCCGACGAGATCCTCGCCCGCAAGGACGAGATCGGCCGCATGCTGTCGCGCGAGGAGGGCAAGACCCTGCCCGAGGGCGTTGGCGAGACCGTCCGCGCCGGCCAGATCTTCGCCTTCTTCGCCGGCGAATGCCTGCGCCTCTCCGGTGAGATCGTGCCCTCCGTGCGCCCCGGCGTCGGCGTCGAGATGACCCGCGAGGCGGTCGGCGTGGTCGGCCTGATCACGCCCTGGAACTTCCCCGTCGCGATTCCGGCCTGGAAGATCGCCCCGGCGCTGGCCTACGGCAATTGCGTGGTGTTCAAGCCGGCCGACCTGGTGCCCGGCACCGCGCATCTGCTCGGCGAGATCATCGCCAAGGCCGGCCTGCCGGCGGGCGTCTTCAACATGGTCATGGGCCGCGGCTCGGTGGTCGGCGAGACGCTGCTGCGCTCCCCCGGCATCGACGCGATCTCCTTCACCGGCTCGGTTTCGACCGGCCGCCGGGTCGCCGCCGCGGCGATCGAGGCGAGCCCGATGAAGAAGATCCAGCTGGAGATGGGCGGCAAGAACCCGCTCGTCGTGCTCGACGACGCCGATCTCAAGATCGCGGTCGAATGCGCGGTCAACGGCGCCTTCTTCTCGACAGGCCAGCGCTGCACCGCCTCCTCGCGCCTGATCGTCACCGAGGGCATCCACGACCGCTTCGTCGAGGCCGTCGCCGAACGCTTGAAGGGTCTCGTCGTCGATGATGCGCTCAAGGCCGGCACCCATATCGGCCCGGTCGTCGACCAGAGCCAGCTCGACCAGAACCTGAAATATGTCGCCATCGCCAAGGACGAGGGCGCGCGGCTGGTGATCGGCGGCGACCGCCTCAACCGCGAGACGCCCGGCTTCTACATGGCCCCGGCCTTGTTCGCCGATGTCGACAACCGCATGCGGGTCGCGCGCGAGGAAATCTTCGGGCCGGTCGGCGTGGTCATCCGCGCCAAGGGCTACGACGAGGCGCTGGCGATCGCCAACGACACCGAATTCGGCCTGTCGTCCGGCATCTGCACCACGAGCCTGAAGCATGCCCAGCACTTCAAGCGCAATGCCGAGGCCGGCATGGTGATGGTCAACCTGCCGACCGCCGGCGTCGACTATCACGTCCCCTTCGGCGGCAGGAAGGGCTCCTCCTACGGTCCGCGCGAACAGGGCGCCTACGCCAAGGAGTTCTACACCACGGTCAAGACCAGCTATACGCTGGCCTGA
- a CDS encoding GNAT family N-acetyltransferase encodes MTQPHPAGATPDGFRDNVERNRFELEVDGLVAFADYRRRDGTIVVTHVEAPIPLRGTGTADRLMRAVAETARAEGSSIRPLCGYAAGWLRAHREFRDLAV; translated from the coding sequence ATGACGCAACCCCACCCGGCCGGCGCCACGCCGGACGGCTTCCGAGACAATGTCGAGCGTAACCGCTTCGAGCTGGAGGTCGACGGTCTCGTCGCCTTCGCCGACTATCGGCGCCGGGACGGGACGATCGTCGTGACCCATGTCGAAGCCCCCATCCCGTTGCGCGGCACCGGTACCGCCGACCGCCTGATGCGCGCCGTCGCCGAGACAGCGCGCGCGGAAGGGTCGTCGATCCGCCCGCTCTGCGGCTACGCGGCCGGCTGGCTGCGGGCTCATCGCGAATTCCGCGATCTCGCGGTGTGA
- the pncB gene encoding nicotinate phosphoribosyltransferase translates to MWNLPHGPLHADMYAYTMALAHFRKGDHDTPTTYHAFVRKNPFGGSYTLVAGIHDFLRWLRDFRFTDYRTDYLASLKTMKGNRLFDDAFLKMVAETPLSLTIDALPEGELTFPNVPFARVSGPQWQCLIVEATLLNLINAQSLVATEASRCVHAAEGTPVIDGSLRRSMDVGGYASARAAYIGGFSGTSNVAVARALGLPARGTFAHAYVTFHKEEETAFRNYAETMDDVVMLLDTYDTLTAARLATRICKEIGKPLLGVRLDSGDLGWLSLEVRRILDEAGFRDTYVMASNDLNPRTIASLRAQQKAGEAAIDRWMVGTDIGAPHEGGALGGVYKLAEVAGRPVIKVAERGVSAADTKTTIPGPYGVVRMLRDKDGRERIAGDTLLSLDTLGRVTGWGGTDKLTGPDNGRFQLTSDLVSVNLADPERPTKFRTGQLCYVPHRRMMTRGDIVYEMPSLDEIQAFARTGLDRLDPAHRRLDQPHIYVAGLDEGLYEMRRRMIRDIHLSHQ, encoded by the coding sequence ATGTGGAATCTGCCGCACGGCCCGCTTCATGCGGATATGTATGCCTATACGATGGCGCTCGCCCATTTCCGCAAGGGCGACCATGACACGCCGACCACCTACCACGCCTTCGTGCGCAAGAATCCGTTCGGCGGCAGCTACACGCTGGTCGCCGGCATCCACGATTTCCTGCGTTGGCTGCGCGATTTCCGCTTCACGGACTATCGCACCGACTATCTCGCCTCGCTGAAGACCATGAAGGGCAACCGGCTGTTCGACGACGCCTTCCTGAAGATGGTCGCCGAGACGCCGCTTTCCCTGACCATCGACGCCCTGCCGGAAGGCGAGCTGACCTTTCCGAACGTGCCGTTCGCCCGGGTCTCCGGCCCGCAATGGCAGTGCCTGATCGTCGAGGCGACGCTCCTCAACCTGATCAATGCGCAGTCGCTGGTCGCCACCGAGGCCTCGCGCTGCGTCCACGCGGCCGAGGGGACGCCGGTCATCGACGGCAGCCTCCGGCGCAGCATGGATGTCGGCGGCTATGCCTCCGCACGCGCCGCCTACATCGGCGGCTTCAGCGGCACCTCCAATGTCGCGGTCGCCCGGGCGCTCGGCCTGCCGGCGCGCGGCACCTTCGCGCATGCCTATGTCACCTTCCACAAGGAGGAGGAGACCGCCTTCCGCAACTATGCGGAGACGATGGACGACGTGGTCATGCTGCTCGACACCTACGACACGCTGACCGCGGCGCGGCTCGCCACGCGCATCTGCAAGGAGATCGGCAAGCCGCTGCTCGGCGTGCGGCTCGATTCCGGCGATCTCGGCTGGCTCAGCCTCGAGGTGCGCCGCATCCTGGACGAGGCCGGCTTCCGCGACACCTATGTGATGGCCTCCAACGACCTCAATCCGCGCACCATCGCCTCGCTGCGCGCCCAGCAGAAGGCCGGCGAGGCGGCGATCGACCGCTGGATGGTCGGCACCGACATCGGCGCCCCGCATGAGGGCGGCGCGCTCGGCGGCGTCTACAAGCTCGCCGAGGTCGCCGGCCGGCCGGTGATCAAGGTCGCCGAGCGCGGCGTCAGCGCCGCCGACACCAAGACGACCATTCCGGGCCCCTACGGCGTGGTGCGCATGCTGCGCGACAAGGACGGCCGCGAGCGGATCGCCGGCGACACGCTCCTGTCGCTCGATACGCTCGGCCGGGTGACGGGCTGGGGGGGCACCGACAAGCTGACCGGCCCCGACAATGGCCGCTTCCAGCTGACTTCGGACCTGGTCTCGGTCAATCTCGCCGATCCGGAGCGGCCGACCAAGTTCCGCACCGGCCAGCTCTGCTACGTGCCGCACCGGCGCATGATGACCCGCGGCGACATCGTCTATGAGATGCCCTCGCTCGACGAGATCCAGGCTTTCGCCCGCACCGGGCTCGACCGGCTCGATCCCGCGCACCGGCGTCTCGACCAGCCGCATATCTATGTCGCCGGCCTCGACGAGGGCCTCTACGAGATGCGCCGCCGCATGATCCGCGACATCCACCTGTCGCATCAGTGA
- a CDS encoding DUF3830 family protein: protein MPDLKITAGPFTFDAVFEHAKAPKTVAAFKARLPFISEVVHVRWSGEGVWMPLGDYQFGVDYENHTSHPAPGHIILYPGGLSETEILLAYGGVSFSSKVGQLAGNHFITIVSDLDKVYELGRMTLYKGAQPIRFDLV from the coding sequence ATGCCCGACCTGAAGATCACCGCCGGCCCGTTCACCTTCGATGCCGTCTTCGAGCACGCCAAGGCGCCGAAGACCGTCGCCGCCTTCAAGGCCCGCCTGCCCTTCATCAGCGAAGTGGTGCATGTGCGCTGGTCGGGCGAGGGCGTCTGGATGCCGCTCGGCGACTACCAGTTCGGCGTCGACTACGAGAACCACACCAGCCATCCGGCGCCGGGCCACATCATCCTGTATCCGGGCGGTCTCTCCGAGACCGAGATCCTGCTCGCCTATGGCGGCGTCAGCTTCTCCAGCAAGGTCGGCCAGCTCGCCGGCAACCACTTCATCACCATCGTGTCGGACCTCGACAAGGTCTACGAGCTCGGCCGCATGACCCTCTACAAGGGCGCCCAGCCGATCCGCTTCGACCTGGTCTGA
- a CDS encoding protein kinase domain-containing protein encodes MPIVGGNLVVTSQTTLTELQSYLKDHTAQGDKILGKVDKATGNTILYVGGKTTLGDTISGKAERRKETAKLTFDRLLEEAVKSDMAALGKDARVSLKGLAENIGTARESTGKHSMRSAQMERLATAYVNRSTAEHGRAATVQGGPKLADLGNFGSTIQVAVGHFQQALASGKDLTPYAEALGDALATAWLAGHDTPDERVLFAASNGKGLRNEIRDMMQTLIGGDAGLAFAHDDRVETALAKTFNRAAGKMLPDGEVAGTSTPIRGPGSKNNDLPNIRIGGQEYKPVGYIAEGGFARVFRYAPVSGQGNEIAYKRPEPGSLKGKSETARLEVLDNQTKASGEELLNHLAAQGNGHENVVELLGTTRNSDGQLGFAMEILPHGTVLDFAGELAGAVGTGPGKIDKSLADVLRLTLVQDLAEGMAHVQDTNGVIDLDFKSPNAMIGENGVGKVIDLGAARRGNTVTLNEVDMPDNPMWLAPEILKGKNELGELEKPMGLLKKVEDWTSSVVHGMFPKLQKGTAMSIGGNILSPDTARESARIKGEKSNLQVGGAVNVWALGMVAADLFSGEMWGSQYSFMSDAQDALADFGKNPNNVAVAQKLPDGTLPPGALRESSGNPSVDTFLNQLLAPVPGTRPTLTQVTNHQIFQGRGIGSQEARDLIVALKSGDPTQIDLAKANLDRVVNPPPPNRPLPQTPNVLPNMPPLPDVPGGTG; translated from the coding sequence ATGCCGATCGTTGGTGGAAACCTGGTCGTCACGAGCCAGACCACGCTCACGGAACTGCAGTCCTACCTGAAGGACCACACCGCCCAGGGCGACAAGATCCTCGGCAAGGTCGACAAGGCCACCGGCAACACGATCCTCTATGTCGGCGGCAAGACCACGCTCGGTGATACGATTTCGGGCAAGGCTGAGCGCCGCAAGGAGACTGCGAAGCTGACCTTCGACCGGCTTCTTGAGGAGGCCGTGAAGTCGGACATGGCCGCACTCGGCAAGGATGCGCGGGTCTCGCTGAAGGGCCTGGCCGAGAATATCGGCACGGCGCGCGAAAGCACCGGCAAGCATTCCATGCGCAGCGCCCAGATGGAGCGTCTGGCGACGGCCTATGTGAACCGATCGACCGCCGAGCACGGCCGGGCGGCGACCGTGCAGGGCGGCCCGAAGCTGGCCGATCTGGGCAATTTCGGCAGCACGATCCAGGTTGCCGTCGGTCATTTCCAGCAGGCGTTGGCGTCCGGCAAGGACCTGACGCCCTATGCGGAGGCCCTCGGCGACGCGCTGGCGACCGCCTGGCTCGCCGGCCACGACACGCCGGACGAACGTGTGCTGTTCGCCGCCTCGAACGGCAAGGGCCTGCGCAACGAAATCCGCGACATGATGCAGACCCTGATCGGCGGCGATGCGGGGCTTGCCTTCGCCCATGACGACCGGGTCGAGACGGCGCTCGCCAAGACGTTCAACCGCGCGGCCGGCAAGATGCTGCCGGACGGCGAGGTCGCCGGCACGTCGACCCCGATCCGCGGCCCCGGCAGCAAGAACAACGATCTGCCCAACATCCGCATCGGCGGCCAGGAGTACAAGCCGGTCGGCTATATCGCGGAAGGCGGCTTCGCCCGGGTGTTCCGCTATGCCCCGGTCAGCGGCCAGGGCAACGAGATCGCCTACAAGCGCCCGGAACCGGGCAGCCTGAAAGGCAAGTCGGAAACCGCCCGCCTGGAGGTGCTCGACAACCAGACCAAGGCGTCCGGCGAGGAACTGCTCAATCATCTGGCCGCGCAGGGCAATGGCCACGAGAACGTGGTCGAGCTGCTCGGCACCACGCGCAACAGCGACGGCCAGCTCGGCTTCGCCATGGAGATCCTGCCGCACGGAACCGTGCTCGACTTTGCGGGCGAACTGGCCGGCGCGGTCGGCACCGGACCGGGCAAGATCGACAAGAGCCTCGCCGACGTGCTGCGCCTGACGCTGGTCCAGGACCTCGCCGAAGGCATGGCGCATGTCCAGGACACCAACGGCGTCATCGACCTCGACTTCAAGTCTCCCAACGCGATGATCGGCGAGAACGGCGTCGGCAAGGTGATCGACCTCGGCGCCGCGCGGCGCGGCAACACGGTCACGCTGAACGAAGTCGACATGCCGGACAATCCGATGTGGCTGGCTCCCGAGATCCTGAAGGGCAAGAACGAGCTCGGCGAGTTGGAAAAGCCGATGGGGCTGCTGAAGAAGGTCGAAGACTGGACGAGCTCCGTCGTGCACGGAATGTTCCCCAAATTGCAGAAGGGAACGGCCATGTCGATCGGCGGCAACATCCTGTCGCCCGACACAGCCCGGGAGAGTGCGCGCATCAAGGGCGAGAAGTCGAACCTGCAGGTCGGCGGCGCGGTCAATGTCTGGGCGCTCGGCATGGTGGCGGCGGATCTGTTCTCCGGCGAGATGTGGGGCAGCCAGTACAGCTTCATGTCCGATGCCCAGGATGCTCTGGCCGATTTCGGCAAAAACCCGAACAATGTCGCGGTCGCCCAGAAGCTTCCGGACGGCACGTTGCCGCCGGGCGCGCTGCGCGAATCTTCCGGTAACCCGTCGGTCGACACCTTCCTGAACCAGTTGCTCGCGCCGGTGCCCGGCACGCGGCCGACCCTGACGCAGGTGACCAATCACCAGATCTTCCAGGGCCGCGGCATCGGCAGCCAAGAGGCGCGCGATCTGATCGTCGCCCTGAAGAGCGGCGATCCGACCCAGATCGATCTCGCCAAGGCCAATCTCGACCGCGTGGTCAATCCGCCGCCGCCAAACCGGCCGCTGCCGCAGACGCCGAACGTGCTGCCGAACATGCCGCCGCTCCCGGACGTTCCCGGCGGCACCGGCTGA
- a CDS encoding type III secretion system chaperone yields MTDLEFLTSLIAEVGTRDDAIAGVLRTSPNSWLVRFADVDIEIEHQASRDRLVFASVIGPTLAGNREAVLEALLCYGFLWRQTGGMRMALTEPGGDVLQLFDLDAARIDLATLTNVVVNMADNTRSWRVFLAAAADAGSIAAPAQAPAVDSMIRI; encoded by the coding sequence ATGACCGATCTCGAATTCCTGACCAGTCTGATCGCCGAGGTCGGCACCCGCGACGACGCCATCGCCGGCGTGCTGCGCACGTCGCCGAATTCCTGGCTGGTGCGCTTTGCCGATGTCGATATCGAGATCGAGCATCAGGCGAGCCGCGACCGGCTGGTCTTCGCGTCCGTGATCGGGCCGACGCTCGCCGGCAACCGGGAGGCCGTCCTGGAGGCGCTGCTCTGCTACGGCTTCCTCTGGCGCCAGACCGGCGGCATGCGCATGGCGCTGACCGAGCCGGGCGGCGATGTGCTGCAGCTGTTCGACCTGGACGCCGCGCGGATCGACCTCGCGACGCTGACCAACGTCGTCGTCAACATGGCCGACAACACGCGCAGCTGGCGCGTCTTCCTGGCCGCCGCCGCCGATGCCGGCAGCATTGCCGCGCCGGCCCAGGCGCCGGCCGTCGATTCCATGATCCGGATCTGA
- a CDS encoding phosphate acetyltransferase, whose amino-acid sequence MQHDANHVKYRQLIAAAQATRRLATAVVHPCDAVSLEAAVEAAGMGLIEPILVGPRAKIAAAATAAGLDIAPFRLEDTPHSHAAADRAVALVLAGEADALMKGSLHTDELMSAVVAATGGLRTARRVSHCFLMDVPGHDEPLIITDAAINIAPDLAAKADIVQNAIDLAHALHFPEVRVAILSAMETINPKVPSTIEAAALCKMADRGQITGALIDGPLALDNAVDLGAAALKHIVSPVAGRANVLVVPDLEAGNMLAKSLSFLAGADAAGIVLGARVPIILTSRADSRLTRLASCAVACMLAEARRKTAAVPA is encoded by the coding sequence ATGCAGCACGATGCCAACCACGTGAAATATCGACAGCTGATCGCGGCCGCCCAGGCGACCCGGCGGCTCGCCACCGCGGTGGTGCATCCGTGCGACGCGGTTTCGCTCGAAGCGGCCGTGGAGGCGGCCGGCATGGGGCTGATCGAGCCGATCCTGGTCGGACCGCGCGCCAAGATCGCCGCCGCCGCGACGGCGGCCGGGCTCGACATCGCGCCGTTCCGGCTGGAGGACACGCCGCACAGCCATGCCGCCGCCGACCGCGCCGTGGCGCTGGTGCTGGCCGGCGAGGCCGACGCCCTGATGAAGGGCAGCCTGCACACCGACGAACTGATGTCGGCGGTGGTCGCCGCGACCGGCGGCCTGCGCACGGCCCGCCGGGTCAGTCATTGCTTCCTGATGGACGTGCCAGGCCATGACGAGCCTCTGATCATCACCGATGCGGCGATCAACATCGCCCCGGATCTGGCCGCCAAGGCCGACATCGTCCAGAACGCGATCGACCTCGCCCATGCGCTGCACTTCCCCGAGGTGCGGGTGGCGATCCTGTCGGCCATGGAGACCATCAACCCGAAGGTGCCCTCGACCATCGAGGCGGCCGCCTTGTGCAAGATGGCCGATCGCGGCCAGATCACCGGCGCGCTGATCGACGGCCCGCTGGCGCTCGACAATGCGGTCGATCTCGGCGCGGCGGCGCTGAAGCATATCGTCTCGCCGGTGGCCGGACGCGCCAACGTGCTGGTCGTGCCCGACCTTGAGGCCGGCAATATGCTGGCCAAGAGTCTGTCCTTCCTGGCCGGTGCCGATGCCGCCGGCATCGTGCTCGGCGCCAGGGTGCCGATCATCCTGACCAGCCGGGCCGATTCCCGCCTGACGCGGCTCGCCTCCTGCGCGGTCGCCTGCATGCTCGCCGAGGCCCGCCGCAAGACCGCCGCCGTCCCGGCCTGA
- a CDS encoding aminotransferase-like domain-containing protein, translated as MAAIRTRIAARGLGPGDRLPSIRALAAGMAVSPSTVVEAYDRLVAEGVIRARRGSGFHVATAEPAPFRLAAAEAARDRAVDPFWVSRQSLDTEAAASKPGCGWLPADWMPVDALRRALRGLARGSDALLTDYGGTHGSPALRRLLAGRFAEEGLAVGPDQILLTGSGTQAIDLVCRFLLRPGDTVLVDDPGYFNFRALLEAHRVDVVGLPYGPAGPDPAAFEAIVAAARPRLYITNSALHNPTGATIAPATAHRLLNLAAAHGVTIVEDDIFADFEPDPSPRYAALDGLERVVRIGSFSKTLSASVRCGYVAARGDWIEGLVDLQVATAFGGPSPVATDLVAAVLAGGGYRKHLDEVRRRLSGARRATAQRLGRLGLVPVLMPRGGFYLWCRLPDGLDSAAIARLALAEGHVLAPGNVFSVSNSAAAFLRFNVTQCADPQLDDALARAMREAARSGGGA; from the coding sequence ATGGCGGCGATCCGGACCCGCATCGCGGCGCGTGGCCTCGGCCCGGGCGACCGCCTGCCGTCGATCCGCGCCTTGGCGGCCGGCATGGCGGTGTCGCCGTCGACCGTGGTCGAGGCCTATGACCGGCTGGTGGCCGAGGGCGTGATCCGGGCCCGGCGCGGTTCCGGCTTCCATGTCGCAACGGCCGAGCCGGCACCGTTCCGCCTTGCCGCTGCGGAAGCCGCGCGCGACCGGGCGGTCGATCCCTTCTGGGTTTCGCGCCAGTCGCTCGACACCGAAGCCGCGGCGTCCAAGCCCGGCTGTGGCTGGCTGCCGGCGGACTGGATGCCGGTCGACGCGCTGCGCCGGGCGTTGCGCGGGCTGGCGCGCGGGTCCGATGCGCTGTTGACCGACTATGGCGGCACGCACGGATCGCCGGCCCTGCGCCGTCTGCTCGCCGGCCGCTTCGCCGAGGAGGGGCTGGCGGTTGGCCCCGATCAGATCCTGCTGACCGGTTCGGGCACCCAGGCGATCGACCTGGTCTGCCGCTTCCTGCTCCGGCCCGGCGACACGGTGCTGGTCGACGATCCGGGCTATTTCAATTTCCGCGCCCTCTTGGAGGCCCACCGGGTCGATGTCGTCGGGCTGCCCTACGGCCCGGCCGGCCCGGACCCGGCCGCCTTCGAGGCGATCGTCGCGGCGGCGCGGCCGCGGCTCTACATCACCAATTCGGCGCTGCACAATCCGACCGGCGCGACCATCGCGCCGGCGACCGCGCACCGGCTCCTGAATCTGGCGGCGGCCCACGGGGTGACGATCGTCGAGGACGACATCTTCGCCGATTTCGAGCCCGATCCCTCGCCGCGCTATGCCGCGCTCGACGGGCTTGAGCGGGTCGTGCGCATCGGCAGCTTCTCCAAGACCCTGTCGGCCTCGGTACGCTGCGGCTATGTCGCGGCGCGGGGCGACTGGATCGAGGGCCTGGTCGACCTGCAGGTGGCGACGGCCTTCGGCGGCCCGAGCCCGGTCGCCACCGATCTGGTCGCCGCGGTGCTCGCCGGCGGCGGCTACCGCAAGCATCTCGACGAGGTCCGCCGGCGCCTGTCGGGTGCCCGCCGCGCGACGGCGCAGCGCCTCGGCCGGCTCGGCCTCGTCCCCGTCCTGATGCCGCGCGGCGGCTTCTATCTGTGGTGCCGCCTGCCCGACGGCCTGGACAGCGCTGCGATCGCCCGCTTGGCGCTCGCGGAGGGCCATGTCCTCGCCCCCGGCAACGTCTTCAGCGTCTCGAATTCGGCCGCCGCCTTCCTGCGCTTCAACGTCACCCAATGCGCCGACCCCCAATTGGACGACGCGCTGGCACGGGCGATGCGGGAGGCGGCACGGTCGGGCGGGGGCGCGTGA
- a CDS encoding DMT family transporter: MKASTAGWTNGLLGVLIFSGSLPATRVAVAGFSPLFLTAARAAIAAALGAVLLAALRQSLPARRDLASLAIVAFGVVAGFPLLTALALTQVTAAHSIVFIALLPLATAGFGVLRGGERPAPAFWLFSMLGSAVVAGFALANDATANLGGDLAMLAAIVVCGLGYAEGAALSRRLGGWQVISWALLLAAPAMLALAAVTWPADWSRVALPAWLGLGYVSVFSMLVGFVFWYRGLALGGIAGVGQLQLLQPFFGLVLAGWLLGEPIAASMIAATGAVVLCVTLARRYA, translated from the coding sequence ATGAAGGCGTCGACGGCCGGATGGACCAACGGGCTCCTGGGGGTGCTGATCTTTTCCGGCTCACTGCCGGCGACGCGGGTCGCGGTCGCGGGCTTCTCGCCCCTGTTCCTGACCGCCGCGCGGGCCGCGATCGCGGCGGCCCTGGGCGCGGTCCTGCTCGCGGCCCTGCGCCAGAGCCTGCCGGCGCGGCGTGATCTTGCCTCGCTCGCCATCGTCGCCTTCGGGGTGGTGGCCGGCTTCCCGCTCCTGACCGCGCTCGCGCTGACGCAGGTCACCGCCGCCCATTCGATCGTGTTCATCGCGCTTCTGCCGCTGGCGACCGCCGGGTTCGGCGTGCTGCGCGGCGGTGAGCGGCCCGCTCCGGCCTTCTGGCTGTTCTCGATGCTCGGCAGCGCGGTGGTGGCCGGCTTCGCGCTCGCCAACGATGCCACAGCGAACCTCGGCGGCGATCTCGCCATGCTGGCCGCAATCGTGGTCTGCGGGCTCGGCTATGCGGAGGGCGCGGCCCTGTCGCGCCGTCTCGGCGGCTGGCAGGTGATCTCCTGGGCGCTGCTGCTGGCCGCCCCGGCCATGCTGGCCCTGGCCGCCGTCACCTGGCCGGCCGACTGGTCGCGGGTTGCCCTGCCGGCCTGGCTCGGCCTCGGCTATGTCTCGGTCTTCTCCATGCTGGTCGGCTTCGTGTTCTGGTATCGCGGCCTTGCGCTCGGCGGCATCGCCGGCGTCGGCCAACTGCAGCTGCTGCAGCCGTTCTTCGGCCTGGTTCTGGCCGGTTGGCTGCTCGGCGAGCCGATCGCGGCGAGCATGATTGCCGCCACCGGGGCCGTCGTCCTTTGCGTCACGCTCGCCCGGCGCTACGCCTGA
- a CDS encoding 2-dehydropantoate 2-reductase encodes MKVCIYGAGAIGGYMAVMMKRGGVDVSLVARGAHLEAIKANGLTLRMAGEEITERMPAAKDPAELGHQDYVIIALKAHQAWESAEAMKPLLGPDTAVVTAQNGVPWWYFHGIEGQYSDLRLLSVDPDNRQWDAIGPQRVIGCTVYPATEIVEPGVIKHIYGDQFGLGEPNKQITPRVQKLADAINAGGLKAKIYPDIRNDIWLKLWGNLCFNPISALTHATLDIVATDPGTRTLARNMMLEAQRIGARLGVHFRVDVDRRINGAAKVGAHRTSMLQDLDKGRPLEIDALLTAVQEMGRLVDLETPFIDSVLALVQQMGRVKGVYPTFPEKAADEEGRSIAP; translated from the coding sequence ATGAAGGTTTGCATCTACGGCGCCGGCGCGATCGGCGGCTACATGGCCGTGATGATGAAGCGCGGCGGCGTCGACGTTTCGCTCGTCGCGCGCGGCGCCCATCTGGAGGCGATCAAGGCCAACGGCCTGACGCTGCGCATGGCCGGCGAGGAGATCACCGAGCGCATGCCGGCCGCCAAGGACCCGGCCGAACTCGGCCACCAGGACTATGTGATCATCGCCCTGAAGGCCCATCAGGCCTGGGAATCGGCCGAAGCGATGAAGCCCCTGCTCGGGCCCGACACGGCCGTGGTGACCGCCCAGAACGGCGTGCCTTGGTGGTATTTCCACGGCATCGAGGGCCAGTATTCCGATCTCCGCCTGCTCAGCGTCGATCCCGACAATCGGCAGTGGGATGCGATCGGGCCTCAGCGCGTCATCGGCTGCACCGTCTATCCGGCGACCGAGATCGTCGAGCCGGGCGTCATCAAGCATATCTACGGCGACCAGTTCGGCCTCGGCGAGCCGAACAAGCAGATCACCCCGCGCGTCCAGAAGCTCGCCGACGCGATCAATGCCGGCGGGCTGAAGGCCAAGATCTATCCCGACATCCGCAATGACATCTGGCTGAAGCTGTGGGGCAATCTCTGCTTCAACCCGATCTCGGCGCTGACCCACGCCACCCTCGACATCGTCGCGACCGACCCGGGCACGCGCACGCTGGCGCGCAACATGATGCTGGAGGCCCAGCGCATCGGCGCCCGGCTCGGCGTGCATTTCCGCGTCGATGTCGACCGCCGCATCAACGGCGCCGCCAAGGTCGGCGCGCACCGCACCTCGATGCTGCAGGACCTCGACAAGGGGCGCCCGCTGGAGATCGATGCGCTTTTGACCGCCGTCCAGGAAATGGGCCGGCTGGTCGACCTGGAGACGCCCTTCATCGACAGCGTGCTCGCCCTCGTCCAGCAGATGGGCCGCGTCAAGGGCGTCTACCCGACCTTCCCCGAGAAGGCGGCCGACGAGGAGGGGCGCTCGATCGCTCCGTGA